The Bacteroidales bacterium genome includes the window ACGCGCCTTCTTCAGAAGGATTGGATATGAAAACACTTTATGACCGTGCGGTCGAGGTGATTAGTAAAATGCAAAAAGCAATATAAAAAGATTGGAAGTTGGAAAGTTGAAAAGTTTATAAAGTCAAAAAGTTTGTAAAGTCAGAAAGTTTTCATTTGTAGTTTTTGTCGCAGGTAACTTTGAACTTTGAATTTTAAAATCAATTTGTATGAAAAAGATATTCATAATTATATTAACCATTGTATTACCGGTTTTATCCTATGCTTCCGACCGTGATAGCATTTTAAGCCAGGCTGGAAGATGGTATCAGCAAAATGAGTTCACTAAAGCCATAGAACAATATCAACTTTTAGTCAATTCAGGATGGTCATCAGCGGCTTTATATTATAACATGGGAAATGCCTATTTCAAGAACCATGATATCAAATCGGCCATTTTGTATTACGAACGAGCCAAACGCCTGGCTCCGAATGATGAAGATATTGATTTTAACCTGCAATTATCCCGATCTCTTATTTTTGATAAGGTGGAAGCCGTTCCGGAATTATTTCTGATTACTTGGGGGAAGGCCATACGGGATATATTCACAGTTAAAACCTGGTCATGGTTGAGTATTGGGTGTTTCGTCATGACATTGGTATTCGGATTGCTGTTTCTTTTTATAAGGAACTACCGTATACGGCAATTGTCTTTTTCTTTGGGAGTCTTTTGCATTTTATTGTGCGTCGGGTCCTATACTTTTGGGTATCTTCAGAAATCGAATATCAAACGTACTGACGAAGCTATTGTTTTTACTCCTTCCGTTACGATCAAAAGTTCACCCGATGATAGTGGCAATAACCTGTTTATTCTGCATGAGGGTATTAAAGTACGTATTGAAGAACAAGCCGGAGAATGGTGTGAAGTACGTATTGCCGATGGAAATAAGGGGTGGATGCGTGTGAAAGATCTGGAAATAATTTAATGCAAGCATTCATATCCATATAGTAAAAACAAACGGTGGTTGTATCATCACCGTTTGTTTTTTTATATTTGTAGAATATAGGATGCGGTTCGGCAATTTTTCGAAAGCAAGCTTTCTATAATTGCTCTCACCTTTCACTATATTTGTAATCATTTGGAAAAATCAGCTTTTTGATTTTATGGAACATGAAAATACCTGTGGATAAATAAAAAATGGGTATGATTGATGAACCATATGAAACACGATCAGACCTTTATCATAACTTAGTGCAGCGTTCTCATGAGGCCGTTGCCGAATAATTTAATCCCATGAAGAAAAATTCCTTATTGCTGTTTCTTTTATTCTTTTCATGTACATTGTATGCCGAAGTTCCATGGAAAGCTGTATGGATCAGCCATGAAACAAGTCAAAGTGTCCCTAACCAATGGCTTTGTTATCGAAAAGTGGTGAATGTGCCTTCTGTACCGGGTATAGCAGTAGCGAGAATTGCTGCCGATAGCAAATACTGGCTCTGGATCAACGGAAAGATGGTCGTGTTTGAAGGCGGGCTTAAGCGGGGGCCTGCTCCCGGGGAAACTTATTATGATGAAGTGGATGTTGCGCCTTTCCTTCAGGCAGGAGATAATACCATAGCCGCTTTGGTCTGGTATTTCGGAAAGAACGGATTTTCTCACGCCAGCAGTGGGAGAGCAGGGTTTCTGTTTGATTGCCAGGCTTCCGGAGTGGAAATATTGACGGATGCGAGTTGGAATTGCGATACATACAGGGCTTATCAGAATACCGGCGAACCACACCCCAATTACCGTATGCCGGAAAGTAATATCCGGTTCGATGCGCGGTTGGAAATAGGAGATTGGTACCTTCCCGGACAAAATAAAATTCATAATCCGGCTATGAGGGTAGGAGACGCGGATGTTCCTCCGTTTGGGAAGCTGGTCAAAAGGCCAATTCCCCATTGGAAGGATTTCGGACTGAAAGAATATCCGGAGATGAAAAAATCGGGTGACACACTTCTCTGTAGACTGCCATATAATGCACAAGTCACTCCGTGGTTCCGTATCAATGCATCACAGCCCGGATTAACCGTCGGAATGATCACCGATAATTATACTACAGGAAATGGCCGTACATATTCTGTACGTGCTGAATATATTACGCGTGAGGGTGTTCAGGAGTATGAAAATCTGGGTTGGATGAGCGGACATGTTGTTAAATACATCATTCCTTCAGGAGTGGAAGTTTTAGAGGTAAAATACCGTGAAACAGGTTACAATGCTGATTTTACCGGTTCATTCCAATGTAATGATCCCTTCCTGAATGAACTCTGGAAACGTTCGGCCCGGACATTATATGTGAATATGCGGGATACCTATTTTGATTGTCCGGAACGGGAACGTGCCCAATGGTGGGGTGATGTTGTCAATGAGTTGGGGCAGACATTTTATGCCATGGATCCACGGTCGCACCAGCTGACCCGGAAGGCCATCCTCGAACTGATGAACTGGCAACGTGCTGATGGAGTGATTTATTCACCTGTACCTGCAGGGAACTGGACCAAGGAACTTCCTTTGCAAATGCTGGCATCGGTAGGTTGGTACGGATTCTATGCCCATTATTTTTATAGTGGGGACGATAGCTTTATACCGCTTATATATGACCGGCTGCACCGTTATCTTCATGATGTATGGCAAATTGACGGGGATGGGTTGGTGAAATTTCGTCACGGCGATTGGAGCTGGTCCGATTCTTATAGCGGAACAGACGATCTGGTAATGACGAATAGCTGGTATTATATGGCGTTGAAAGCTGAAAGAGAATTTGCCCGGATATTAGGGAAGACGGCTGATGTCAAAGAGATAACATCATTGATGGAAGGTATCGAAAAAAGCTTTGATAAGCGTTTCTGGACAGGAACGGCTTATAGGTCACCTGATTTTAAAGGCGCTGATGATGACCGCGCCCAGGCATTGGCTGTCGTTTCGGGCCTGGCTTCGAAAGATAAATACCCTGCTTTGGTAAAGGTATTGAAAAAAGAATTCCACAGCGCCCCCTATATGGAACGGTTCATCATAGATGCTCTTTTTATGATGGATGAACCGGTATTTGCCCTGGAACGTATGAAGTCGCGTTATGCCAATATGATGAGTTACGATTTCACCACACTTTTTGAGGTATGGAATTTTAAATCGGCCCCGAATGATCAAAATACCAATAACCATGCATGGACCGGCTGGCCCATTATTACATTCGGGCAAAAAGTCTGTGGCGTGGAGCCTGTATCTCCCGGATTCAGGCATTTTCGCATCACTCCCCAAATGGGAAACCTTACGGAAGCCACTACCGTAGTGCCTTCTGTTCTTGGCGATATACATGTGTCGGTAGAGCGCAAAGGTAAAAATCTTAAGGTAACGGCTCTTGTACCGTCGGGAACTACGGCAGAAGTGTGTTTTCCTTCTGGTAAATGTGTTTCCCTTACCCCGGGAACACACACCGTCAAAGGTAAATGATAAATTTATGATCAATATGATATACAGAGGTTTTGCAAGCGATAATAATGCCGGGGTACACCCTCGTATCATGCAGGCTTTAACTAATGCGAATCAGGGACATTGTAAGGCATATGGCGATGATCCCTATACACAACGGGCGGAGCAGTTATTTAAAGAACATTTCGGACAACAAAGTGAGGTATTTTTCATATTCAATGGTACAGCTGCCAATGTACTGTCCCTTCAGGCTTTATCGCATTCCTATCACGCGATTATTTGCGCTGATACCGCTCATATTCATGTCGATGAATGTGGCGCTCCGGAACGTTTTACCGGATGCAAATTATTAGACAATCCGGCTTCCGATGGAAAGCTGACCATAGCCGATATAGAGAAGCACCTGCATCTGACCGGATTTGAACATCATGTCCAGCCTAAGGTGATCTCTATTACCCAATCTACCGAAATGGGAACAGTGTATTCTGTCGATGAGTTGAAAGAAATCGCTGCTTTTGCACACAGGCATCAACTCCTGCTACATGTTGACGGTGCCCGTATAGCTAATGCTGCTGCTTATCTGAATACTTCCTTTAAGGAATTGGTCACAGATACGGGTGTGGATATTTTATCTTTCGGTGGTACCAAAAACGGGTTGATGTATGGAGAAG containing:
- a CDS encoding tetratricopeptide repeat protein → MKKIFIIILTIVLPVLSYASDRDSILSQAGRWYQQNEFTKAIEQYQLLVNSGWSSAALYYNMGNAYFKNHDIKSAILYYERAKRLAPNDEDIDFNLQLSRSLIFDKVEAVPELFLITWGKAIRDIFTVKTWSWLSIGCFVMTLVFGLLFLFIRNYRIRQLSFSLGVFCILLCVGSYTFGYLQKSNIKRTDEAIVFTPSVTIKSSPDDSGNNLFILHEGIKVRIEEQAGEWCEVRIADGNKGWMRVKDLEII
- a CDS encoding glycoside hydrolase; this encodes MKKNSLLLFLLFFSCTLYAEVPWKAVWISHETSQSVPNQWLCYRKVVNVPSVPGIAVARIAADSKYWLWINGKMVVFEGGLKRGPAPGETYYDEVDVAPFLQAGDNTIAALVWYFGKNGFSHASSGRAGFLFDCQASGVEILTDASWNCDTYRAYQNTGEPHPNYRMPESNIRFDARLEIGDWYLPGQNKIHNPAMRVGDADVPPFGKLVKRPIPHWKDFGLKEYPEMKKSGDTLLCRLPYNAQVTPWFRINASQPGLTVGMITDNYTTGNGRTYSVRAEYITREGVQEYENLGWMSGHVVKYIIPSGVEVLEVKYRETGYNADFTGSFQCNDPFLNELWKRSARTLYVNMRDTYFDCPERERAQWWGDVVNELGQTFYAMDPRSHQLTRKAILELMNWQRADGVIYSPVPAGNWTKELPLQMLASVGWYGFYAHYFYSGDDSFIPLIYDRLHRYLHDVWQIDGDGLVKFRHGDWSWSDSYSGTDDLVMTNSWYYMALKAEREFARILGKTADVKEITSLMEGIEKSFDKRFWTGTAYRSPDFKGADDDRAQALAVVSGLASKDKYPALVKVLKKEFHSAPYMERFIIDALFMMDEPVFALERMKSRYANMMSYDFTTLFEVWNFKSAPNDQNTNNHAWTGWPIITFGQKVCGVEPVSPGFRHFRITPQMGNLTEATTVVPSVLGDIHVSVERKGKNLKVTALVPSGTTAEVCFPSGKCVSLTPGTHTVKGK
- a CDS encoding low specificity L-threonine aldolase, whose product is MIYRGFASDNNAGVHPRIMQALTNANQGHCKAYGDDPYTQRAEQLFKEHFGQQSEVFFIFNGTAANVLSLQALSHSYHAIICADTAHIHVDECGAPERFTGCKLLDNPASDGKLTIADIEKHLHLTGFEHHVQPKVISITQSTEMGTVYSVDELKEIAAFAHRHQLLLHVDGARIANAAAYLNTSFKELVTDTGVDILSFGGTKNGLMYGEAIVVLNPEYSLDFKYIRKQGMQLASKMRYIAAQFEAYLSGDLYLENARNANKMARLLHQKAGESGVRITQKVEANEVFAVLPSAVIRELQETFFFYMWDESKNEVRWVCSWDTTEDDVLQFTSVLKKALNKYTTV